The genomic region AACAAAGATTATCGATGATATTATAATGCATAGAAATCCTTTGATGTTACCTCCCAGTAGCAACCCATCCAATCATTGCATTTTAAATTCGAATGTCAGTTGTGGTTTCATATGTAAACGAACAGTATCGTAGTCTCCcttaataaatcaattaaaataaatcaaaataatatataatttctgTTCCATTTGGCTATAGAACATGTCTGCGTCCGTCGACTGTGATGGTCATGAACGTAAGCACCGTTGCTGCCCGATGGTTAGAAGCTAGAGGATTTGATTGTATAGGAACTCAGGTGGATAATCTAAAGGAGTGTACATCTTGTCCAACTGGCACATACAGTAGAGCCCATACTTGCCAGGCTTGTCCACGTGGTATGTATTGTCACTGGTAAAGCTCTGGCAACCATTTTTGTTATAAACATTGAAGCCACAGTCTATCTTATAACTTGTTTTTGAGGATGAAATGATGTTTTTTCCGTATATATTTTGGAGAATCGATGCTTGTCAGTTAATACCCTTAACTTACTAACTGACAATTTTGCAACCTATGGCTCGTACATCTCAAACTaagattattttatttgataagaAGTGTTGTATGCAAGCACATTCGCTATATATAACTACAACATTATTTGTCACAAATGATTGCCATATGGAACTGTAAATGTTAGAAGTCTGgaaacatatttgttttaacAGGTGGCTTCTATCAAGATCAAGTTGGCCAATACTCCTCGGATATAACGTccataaactgtaaaaattgCACTGAAGGAACATTTGTATGGGAAGGTTCAGGAAAAGACCCTCTGAGCTGTAAAGTTTGTCCCACTGGAACAAATAAGAATGCATTTGCAGGATTTCGAGCTTGTTTTTGTTTGGAGAACTATTTCAGGCGTGATCGATTTGATGCATGTGAGCTTTGTCCACAGGAGGGTGTACAGTGCAAAGATGATTACATGACCATACGCCATGGCTACTACTGGAACTGGAGTTACACAGATATTGCAGAATACAAACGGTTTGTGGAAAACCTTCTGACATTTAATGAATTTTATGAGGAGACTGCAACAAGATTTAATGGATCTCTTCCCAAAGCTCATAAATGTTTGAAGAGCGGTAGATGCGCTAACGATGTTgatcaaatcacaggaaattgtGCAAAAGGGTACACTGGTTGGATGTGCACAATTTGTGATGAAGAATTCTTCCCTATATTTGGACATTGTCATCCTTGTCCAGatcttaaatatttcattttggaaaCTTCAATCATTTTCATCGTTCTTGCTCTTTTCCTCTTTCTTCTGTTCAAGTCTTATCAATATCAGAGACGACGGTCTCGATCCCTTGTAGACAGTACGTTGGCCTTGGTCAAAATAGTTCTCGGATTTTATCAAATTATGGCAGAATTTTGGGAATCTATAGATGTTATCTTTTGGCCACAGTTTTTTAAAAGCATTGCTGCATGGctggatattttgcaatttaatatttcaagcaTACTGATAAAGCCCAAGTGCTTCTGGCCTGCGTTTGAGATAACACCGTACACAGCTTTTACTCTGGGCGCTCTGTTTCCATACTTTTCAACGGCTTGTGCCATTCTGGCTATTGGTGCGGTAAAACTTTATGCAACAGTTTCAGAAAAGAGGACCCCCGCGAACGTTGACGACATTACTTCCCGCTTGCAACGTCaccaaaataatattcttacctTTCTGGTTCTTATATTATTTGTCACTTACCCATCCACTTGTAACGTTATCTTTGCACTTTACGGCCCTACTTGCGACACATTTGCTCTTGATGAGTTTGGTGTTCATAACATTAGCATACTGCGATCTGATTACTCAATAAACTGTAACACGACCACCCATCGTCGTTTCCAAATCGCTTCGTACTGTTTGTCAATATATGTCATTGCATTTCCGACAGTTCTATTTCTTCTTCTGTGGAAATATGCTAGTCGTAATACTACCAGCAGCAGCGAGCTTGATGAACATGACAACGGTGATTCACCAAAGTGGTTGAGGTTTCTTTATGAGAATTACCAGTCTAATTTCTGGTACTGGGAAATCATCGAACTTGGCCGTAAGGTGTCACAGACCTTAGTAATCGTCATACTCGGATGGAATAGTTCATTCTCTGTCACAATCACGTTGACATTGGCTGTCATCTTCCTGAGTTTACATATTTCTTTCAGGCCGATGGAGGACAATATCGAACATTACTTGCAGGTGAgtcatactacagtatattgcATCAAGTTGCCAAACTGAGTGTCGTGAAAATATTTATGATCACACCGTAAgaattggactcgactacaatatattgaaaataataaactgCTCTGAAATGCCTCTTGCTTTCACCATTGATATACAATTTAGCTGtacttttaatatttcacaTGTCAAATGGTTCTCGCTTCTTTCGTTTAATACTTTcgatgaataaaacaaaatcacgatatgggtgggggggggggggaagtgaaCTAGTCTATGGCATGTGTCTGCTTGTTCTTGTTCAGACCAGACTACAACCAGAAGGCTACGTCCTCCCAATCGATTATATCATCATATGAGTTCCACTACAGTGCTACAGTACTATATACGTCAATTATGGCAACTGCGTACAAAAGATTTCGTCCAATTAAACTCATCCAAATGTATACAATGTGCAAATTGCATTGTGTCTGTACACAGTGTATAGGTGCAGAGTACTGTTTGATACAGTACACACAGTAGGTAATATTGAACCAACattacatactacatacaaaatTAGACCAGTGACTGTTTAAGGCCTAGCCTGGGCTACATTCTAATGAGCCTCTAACCTGTGGTGATGGCAAAATCTCAATTAACCAATGTATACAGGACAGAATATATGGATAATTTTGTAGGTGGCTACctttattttaacaaatttcttATCTCAGAGAGAGAAATTGTCTTGCTGCGCATGAATAATTGATCCAACTTTCAAAACATGCAACATCCATTACGCATTAGGCTAATCGTGTAATGCGTCATTATGTTTGAAAAGGAAAGCTGCTACCAAAAGTTTACTTGTGACTTGTGAGACTGATTTCACATACTATTATCCTTCCAAAGATGATGAATAATCTGGGAAAGTTTTAGAGAAAGGCTCTTCCCAACTTTAAATGTTCCATGACTTCTTCAGTGCCACCTCAATTTTATTAGGCCTAACATATTATTAGGCCTAGTCTACATCAGGTTTACCACTGCCATGATAAAGATTCAAGATG from Apostichopus japonicus isolate 1M-3 chromosome 2, ASM3797524v1, whole genome shotgun sequence harbors:
- the LOC139974501 gene encoding cysteine repeat modular protein A-like isoform X2, whose amino-acid sequence is MESNQLPELNNFFIHCDNLKTVTLNGNELTNIPEHVFQRCSNLAELDLGSNYFSRLWNYSFAGLDSLYTLELISNSVLKRLPPRLLHDCTRLHKLVLKITTLFGIPEGFFDTIQEMERLHLSSMKLKTIPERLFEATSINMILDIGDNELEEIPAKLFTINPKGHFMTTLSLCGNKLKTLPRGLFDNLHYLQNLFLHNNNLKTLPGSILAGTSLTTLYLFQNDIEYLTEPLFGNDKGNSAFSKILLQDNPIREMSSAFLDELIDGGAMNLSCEQLILPTIREQLTVTCLRPSTVMVMNVSTVAARWLEARGFDCIGTQVDNLKECTSCPTGTYSRAHTCQACPRGGFYQDQVGQYSSDITSINCKNCTEGTFVWEGSGKDPLSCKVCPTGTNKNAFAGFRACFCLENYFRRDRFDACELCPQEGVQCKDDYMTIRHGYYWNWSYTDIAEYKRFVENLLTFNEFYEETATRFNGSLPKAHKCLKSGRCANDVDQITGNCAKGYTGWMCTICDEEFFPIFGHCHPCPDLKYFILETSIIFIVLALFLFLLFKSYQYQRRRSRSLVDSTLALVKIVLGFYQIMAEFWESIDVIFWPQFFKSIAAWLDILQFNISSILIKPKCFWPAFEITPYTAFTLGALFPYFSTACAILAIGAVKLYATVSEKRTPANVDDITSRLQRHQNNILTFLVLILFVTYPSTCNVIFALYGPTCDTFALDEFGVHNISILRSDYSINCNTTTHRRFQIASYCLSIYVIAFPTVLFLLLWKYASRNTTSSSELDEHDNGDSPKWLRFLYENYQSNFWYWEIIELGRKVSQTLVIVILGWNSSFSVTITLTLAVIFLSLHISFRPMEDNIEHYLQLASLWVIFFNMLLAAVPASDSSSGHLTTDILVTCLVILNTGVLVIAVVVTILKMVRIMCNKNCFRQGENEQQPEDFINEIAPLLS
- the LOC139974501 gene encoding cysteine repeat modular protein A-like isoform X1, with protein sequence MQFTPCTRTGGLVLVETMLILCYFVILGSMQAVNRVTAIQDDCPLSDIPVCGPTGVCDCSYGRIADCSGKGLAALPRNLSSDLMSLDLSSNAIECIPINFFERFTKLRKLILDNNQIRRSFHLPPSLENFDMESNQLPELNNFFIHCDNLKTVTLNGNELTNIPEHVFQRCSNLAELDLGSNYFSRLWNYSFAGLDSLYTLELISNSVLKRLPPRLLHDCTRLHKLVLKITTLFGIPEGFFDTIQEMERLHLSSMKLKTIPERLFEATSINMILDIGDNELEEIPAKLFTINPKGHFMTTLSLCGNKLKTLPRGLFDNLHYLQNLFLHNNNLKTLPGSILAGTSLTTLYLFQNDIEYLTEPLFGNDKGNSAFSKILLQDNPIREMSSAFLDELIDGGAMNLSCEQLILPTIREQLTVTCLRPSTVMVMNVSTVAARWLEARGFDCIGTQVDNLKECTSCPTGTYSRAHTCQACPRGGFYQDQVGQYSSDITSINCKNCTEGTFVWEGSGKDPLSCKVCPTGTNKNAFAGFRACFCLENYFRRDRFDACELCPQEGVQCKDDYMTIRHGYYWNWSYTDIAEYKRFVENLLTFNEFYEETATRFNGSLPKAHKCLKSGRCANDVDQITGNCAKGYTGWMCTICDEEFFPIFGHCHPCPDLKYFILETSIIFIVLALFLFLLFKSYQYQRRRSRSLVDSTLALVKIVLGFYQIMAEFWESIDVIFWPQFFKSIAAWLDILQFNISSILIKPKCFWPAFEITPYTAFTLGALFPYFSTACAILAIGAVKLYATVSEKRTPANVDDITSRLQRHQNNILTFLVLILFVTYPSTCNVIFALYGPTCDTFALDEFGVHNISILRSDYSINCNTTTHRRFQIASYCLSIYVIAFPTVLFLLLWKYASRNTTSSSELDEHDNGDSPKWLRFLYENYQSNFWYWEIIELGRKVSQTLVIVILGWNSSFSVTITLTLAVIFLSLHISFRPMEDNIEHYLQLASLWVIFFNMLLAAVPASDSSSGHLTTDILVTCLVILNTGVLVIAVVVTILKMVRIMCNKNCFRQGENEQQPEDFINEIAPLLS